Proteins from a single region of Pyrus communis chromosome 6, drPyrComm1.1, whole genome shotgun sequence:
- the LOC137737207 gene encoding ubiquitin-like-specific protease ESD4, with product MGALTSNRKRGDECLSFSCAHPSPNLPNFQSSKRPRLSHVNQSPNQLIVSSKSASSRLSRYPDIKPPLPRVHAPCRTQKFGSFRGLSPKTRGVPEERSMGNVPSNRLDKAKNAAFGAFRYSSKDKEVIELDKEVEDDRVSEDSSIEEVVAIEEDDQEGPSVVDYGQELDTKMVDYGTQATHPSASSVVSDLTTTTNTAFKEDSAGKMLDSLTLNREAGVPSKAAYKLLIESVERRAPKLKYLDVQIDFHWKKRSMLESLRPQKKPVEVVPVEPFVPLRKEEVAEIEQAFSSSNRKRILVTHENSNIEITGELLQCLRPGAWLKDEVINVYLELLKEREKREPQKFLKCHFFNTFFYTKLISGKGGYDYKSVRRWTTERKLGYYLIDCDKIFVPIHKEIHWCLAVINKVDQKLQYLDSLKGRDTQVMRILAKYYVDEVKDKSGEDIDLSSWELEYVDNLPEQENGYDCGVFMVKYADFYSRDIGLCFKQEHMPYFRLRTAKEILKLRAD from the exons ATGGGAGCGCTAACCAGCAACCGTAAGCGAGGGGACGAGTGTTTGAGCTTCAGTTGTGCGCACCCATCTCCGAATTTGCCTAATTTTCAAAGCTCGAAGCGACCCAGATTGTCTCACGTGAATCAGAGCCCGAACCAACTCATCGTCTCGTCTAAAAGCGCCAGTTCGAGGCTCTCTCGGTACCCGGATATAAAGCCCCCATTGCCTAGAGTTCACGCCCCTTGCAGAACACAAAAATTCGGGTCCTTTCGTGGTTTGAGTCCGAAAACTAGAGGGGTTCCTGAAGAGCGGTCGATGGGCAATGTACCGAGTAACCGTTTGGACAAGGCAAAGAACGCCGCCTTCGGTGCCTTTCGGTATTCGAGCAAGGACAAGGAGGTGATTGAATTGGATAAGGAGGTTGAAGATGATCGGGTTTCCGAGGATTCAAGCATAGAAGAAGTTGTGGCTATAGAGGAAGATGACCAAGAAGGGCCTTCTGTGGTGGATTATGGGCAGGAATTGGATACGAAGATGGTGGATTATGGAACTCAGGCTACTCATCCATCGgcttcttcagtggtttcagaCTTGACCACAACTACGAATACTGCTTTCAAAGAGGACAGTGCAGGGAAGATGTTGGACTCACTGACGCTGAATCGTGAGGCGGGTGTGCCAAGTAAGGCAGCATACAAGCTGTTGATTGAGAGTGTAGAGAGGCGGGCTCCGAAACTGAAATATTTGGATGTCCAAATTGACTTCCATTGGAAGAAACGGTCTATGCTTGAATCGCTGCGTCCACAAAAGAAACCAGTGGAG GTTGTGCCCGTTGAACCATTTGTCCCTCTTAGAAAGGAGGAAGTGGCGGAGATTGAGCAAGCATTTTCTTCCTCTAACCG GAAGAGGATCTTGGTAACTCATGAGAACTCAAACATAGAGATAACAGGAGAACTTCTGCAGTGCCTTAGACCAGGCGCGTGGTTGAAGGATGAG GTCATAAACGTGTACCTTGAATTGCTGaaagagagggagaagagagaaccacaaaagttcttaaaatgTCACTTCTTCAACACATTTTTCTATACAAAG TTGATAAGTGGGAAAGGTGGCTATGATTATAAATCTGTCAGAAGGTGGACTACCGAAAGAAAGCTGGGATACTACCTCATTGATTGCGACAAA ATATTTGTCCCCATCCACAAAGAAATACATTGGTGCTTGGCAGTTATTAACAAGGTAGATCAGAAGTTACAGTATCTTGATTCACTCAAGGGAAGGGATACCCAAGTGATGAGAATATTG GCTAAATACTATGTTGATGAAGTGAAGGACAAGAGTGGAGAGGATATTGATTTGAGTTCTTGGGAATTAGAATATGTTGACAACCTTCCTGAGCAGGAGAATGG GTATGACTGTGGTGTTTTCATGGTTAAATATGCTGACTTTTATAGCAGGGATATTGGGCTCTGTTTCAAACAG GAACACATGCCATATTTTCGATTGAGAACAGCGAAGGAGATCCTGAAATTGAGAGCAGACTGA